One genomic region from Pagrus major chromosome 24, Pma_NU_1.0 encodes:
- the gart gene encoding trifunctional purine biosynthetic protein adenosine-3: MAERVLVVGSGGREHALAWKLAQSSQVQQVLVAPGNAGTASCGKISNSEVSVSNHTILAQFCKDHHVGLVVVGPEVPLAAGMVDDLTAAGVPCFGPSAKAAQLEASKSFSKAFMERHGIPTARYGSFTDAQEACNYIRTAEFPALVVKASGLAAGKGVIVARDQDEACQAVMDIMKDRAFGSAGETVVVEELLEGEEVSCLCFSDGSSVSPMPPAQDHKRLEDGDLGPNTGGMGAYCPTPQVSQELLQEIRETVLQKTVDGMKEEGTPYVGVLYAGLMLTKQGLKVLEFNCRFGDPECQVLLPLLQSDLYEVIQNTISGKLASSAPVWQQDSSAVTVVMASAGYPGSYKKGVEITGLSQVQDMGLQVFHAGTALKDGAVVSSGGRVLTVTAVRSSLETALQAANQGVAAVGFPGSVYRHDIGHRAIAHLNKHRGLTYKDSGVDIAAGNKLVDMIKPLAKATSRAGCNAELGGFAGLFDLKAAGFIDPILVSGTDGVGTKLKIAQACSQHGGLGQDLVAMCVNDVLAQGAEPLFFLDYFSCGSLDVDVAASVVGGIAKACEMAGCALLGGETAEMPGVYAPGEYDLAGFCVGAVERGELMPRLGDIAEGDMLIGVASSGVHSNGFSLVRKVLEKANLSYSSPAPFGKSGQTVGEVLLTPTKIYSRLLLPILRSGAVKAYAHITGGGLLENIPRVLPQELAVDLDASRWSIPAVFSWLHKEGGLSEEEMARTFNCGLGAVLVVSPLDAQRVLRQLQAQEEAWIVGSLAHKQPSAEPVVVRNLKHSLLNAGPASSGELVVEQNGNAPHKRTRVAVLISGTGTNLQALIEQAKRPSSSAEIVVVISNRPGVQGLKRASLAGIQTRVVDHKLYGSRAEFDGTIDRVLEEFGVELVCLAGFMRILTGTFVKKWNGKLLNIHPSLLPSFKGVNAQKQALQAGVRVAGCTVHFVAEEVDAGAIIVQEAVPVMVGDTEESLCDRIREAEHRAFPAALELVASRAIRLGEDGHITWKS, from the exons ATGGCAGAGAGGGTGCTGGTGGTTGGCAGCGGTGGACGGGAGCATGCGCTGGCCTGGAAGCTGGCCCAGTCGTCGCAGGTTCAGCAGGTCCTGGTTGCCCCGGGTAACGCAGGCACGGCCAGCTGCGGGAAGATCAGCAACTCTG AGGTGTCGGTGAGTAACCACACCATCCTGGCTCAGTTCTGCAAGGATCATCACGTGGGGCTGGTGGTGGTCGGACCGGAGGTGCCGCTGGCAGCAG GTATGGTGGACGACCTGACGGCGGCAGGAGTTCCCTGTTTTGGCCCGTCCGCCAAAGCTGCTCAGTTGGAGGCCAGCAAGAGCTTCTCCAAGGCCTTCATGGAGCGTCACGGCATCCCCACGGCTCGTTACGGCTCCTTCACCGACGCCCAGGAGGCCTGCAACTACATCCGCAC GGCCGAATTCCCGGCGCTGGTGGTGAAGGCCAGCGGGCTGGCAGCAGGGAAGGGAGTCATCGTGGCACGAGACCAGGACGAGGCCTGTCAGGCTGTGATGGACATCATGAAG GACCGAGCCTTTGGATCTGCGGGGGAGACGGTGGTGGTTGAAGAGCTTCTGGAGGGAGAAGAAGTGTCT TGTCTGTGTTTCAGCGACGGCTCCTCGGTGTCTCCGATGCCTCCGGCGCAGGACCACAAGCGGCTGGAGGACGGAGACCTGGGCCCGAACACCGGCGGCATGGGGGCCTACTGCCCCACCCCTCAG GTGAgccaggagctgctgcaggagatcAGAGAGACGGTGCTGCAGAAGACGGTGGACgggatgaaggaggaggggacTCCTTATGTGG GCGTGCTGTACGCTGGACTGATGCTGACCAAACAGGGGCTGAAGGTCCTCGAGTTCAACTGTCGGTTTGGAGACCCCGAGTGTCAG GTGCTGCTGCCGCTCCTGCAGAGCGACCTGTACGAGGTGATCCAGAACACCATCAGTGGCAAACTGGCCTCCAGCGCCCCCGTGTGGCAGCAGGACAGCTCTGCAGTCACTGTGGTCATGGCCAGCGCCGGTTACCCCGGCTCTTACAAGAAGGGAGTGGAGATCACAG gtctGTCTCAGGTTCAGGACATGGGGCTGCAGGTTTTCCACGCCGGCACCGCCCTGAAGGACGGAGCTGTGGTCTCCAGCGGCGGGCGGGTCTTGACCGTCACCGCGGTCAGGTCGTCCTTGGAGACGGCCCTGCAGGCGGCCAATCAGGGCGTGGCGGCCGTCGGCTTCCCGGGCAGCGTGTACCGCCACGACATCGGCCACCGGGCCATCGCTCACCTGAACAAACACAG AGGTCTGACCTATAAGGACAGTGGGGTGGACATCGCTGCCGGTAACAAGCTGGTGGACATGATCAAGCCTCTGGCCAAGGCGACTTCCCGAGCTG GGTGTAACGCAGAACTGGGAGGCTTTGCCGGCCTGTTTGACCTGAAGGCAGCAGGTTTTATTGACCCGATCCTGGTGTCTGGGACAGACGGAGTGGGGACCAAACTCAAG ATCGCGCAGGCGTGCAGCCAGCACGGCGGCCTGGGGCAGGACCTGGTGGCCATGTGTGTGAACGACGTTCTGGCTCAAGGCGCCGAGCCGCTCTTCTTCCTCGACTACTTCTCCTGCGGAAGCCTGGACGTAGACGTGGCCGCCTCGGTGGTCGGCGGCATCGCTAAGGCCTGCGAGATGGCCGGCTGTGCTCTGCTGG GTGGTGAGACAGCAGAAATGCCGGGCGTCTACGCTCCAGGAGAGTACGACCTGGCTGGGTTTTGTGTTGGAGCAGTGGAGCGTGGAGAGTTGATGCCCAGGCTGGGGGACATCGCAGAGGGGGACATGCTGATCGGAGTGGCCTCCTCTGGGGTCCACAGCAACGGCTTCAGCCTGGTCCGCAAAGTCCTGGAGAAGGCCAACCTCAGCTACAGCTCCCCTGCTCCTTTTGGCAAGTCAGGACAGACCGTCG GCGAGGTTCTGCTGACGCCAACAAAGATCTACAGCCGTCTGCTGCTGCCGATCCTTCGCAGCGGCGCCGTCAAAGCCTACGCTCACATCACAGGGGGTGGGCTTCTGGAGAACATCCCGCGGGTGCTGCCTCAGGAGCTGGCTGTCGATTTAG ATGCCTCTAGATGGAGCATCCCTGCGGTGTTTTCCTGGCTCCACAAGGAGGGGGGTCTGAGCGAGGAGGAGATGGCCCGCACCTTCAACTGCGGCCTGGGGGCGGTGCTGGTGGTGTCCCCCCTGGACGCTCAGAGGGTCCTACGCCAGCTTCAGGCTCAGGAAGAGGCCTGGATCGTGGGTTCACTGGCACACAAACAGCCCA GTGCAGAACCCGTGGTGGTCAGAAACCTGAAGCACAGCCTGCTGAACGCAGGACCCGCCTCCAGTGGAGAGCTGGTCGTTGAGCAGAATGGAAACGCGCCACATAAGAGGACCAGAGTCGCTGTTCTGATCTCTGGAACAG GCACCAACCTGCAGGCGCTGATCGAGCAGGCCAAACGTCCGTCCAGCTCAGCAGAGATTGTGGTGGTCATCTCCAACAGACCTGGAGTTCAGGGCCTGAAGAGAGCATCGCTGGCTGGCATCCAGACAcgg GTGGTGGACCACAAACTGTACGGGAGCAGAGCCGAGTTTGACGGCACTATAGATCGCGTGCTGGAAGAGTTCGGGGTGGAGCTGGTGTGTCTGGCTGGTTTCATGAGGATCCTCACGGGGACTTTTGTCAAGAAATGGAACG GGAAGCTCCtgaacatccatccatccctgcTGCCCTCATTCAAGGGTGTGAACGCCCAGAAGCAGGCTCTGCAGGCCGGGGTGCGGGTTGCTGGCTGCACGGTCCACTTTGTAGCA GAAGAGGTGGATGCAGGAGCCATCATCGTGCAGGAGGCGGTGCCCGTGATGGTCGGAGACACGGAGGAGAGCCTGTGCGACAGAATCAGAGAGGCTGAGCACCGAGCCTTCCCCGCTGCTCTGGAGCTGGTGGCCAGCAGAGCCATCCGGCTGGGAGAGGACGGACACATCACCTGGAAGAGTTAG
- the hemk2 gene encoding methyltransferase N6AMT1 isoform X2, translating into MKSPCVCLEVGSGSGVVSAFLASVVGPSALYLCTDVNPAAAQCTAKTASCNNVSLQPVITSLVESLLPRLSGKVDVLLFNPPYVVTPSQEVGSRGIEAAWAGGERGREVTDRFLPAVAQLLSSEGLFYLITIAENDPEEIIRLLAQRGLVGESVLSTRARNERLSVLRFHRQ; encoded by the exons cccctgtgtgtgtctggaggtGGGCAGCGGCTCAGGAGTGGTGTCAGCGTTTCTGGCATCAGTGGTTGGACCTTCAGCTTTATATCT CTGCACTGATGTCAatcctgcagcagcacagtgcaCTGCAAAGACAGCGTCCTGTAATAATGTGTCCTTGCAGCCTGTCATCACATCCCTG GTGGAGAGTCTTCTGCCCCGCTTAAGTGGCAAAGTGGACGTCCTTCTCTTCAACCCTCCCTACGTGGTCACACCCTCACAAGAG GTCGGCAGCAGAGGAATAGAGGCGGCCTGGGCCGGAGGGGAGCGAGGACGAGAGGTGACCGACAGATTTCTGCCCGCTGTAGCTCAGCTGCTCTCCAGTGAAGGGTTGTTTTACCTCATAACCATCGCTGAGAACGATCCAG AGGAGATCATCCGACTACTGGCCCAGCGTGGTTTGGTGGGAGAGTCAGTCTTGTCTACAAGAGCCAGAAATGAGAGGCTCTCTGTCCTGCGCTTCCATCGACA GTGA